In Moraxella nasovis, the sequence AGAGAAGTGGGATTATTGGGTATCGTGTGTTAGTGATGGGCGTTTATTTGACAATGATGAACTGGCACTTATTCAGTCAGCACAAATGATAGGGCAGATTGATGGCGATAGCGTGCTTCATATCCATCATTTGCACGATCAGACGACAGCAATCTATCGTAATCTTAAGAAAAAGATTAATGATTATCTGCCAAATATCCGCCTTGCAGATGAGCCCTTAATGCTTGATGGAGCAATCAGCACGCCATACCAGCATAATCTTGCTCGCCAAGAGCAGGTATTGATTGATGCTCAAAATCAACTCATCGGCAGCCCAGTAGCAGTTAAGCTATGGCAAAATGGTTTTATTTTTGATGATGGGCGTCCAATTATTGAAAAGACTAAATTATTGCTTGATTAGAAATGGTGCAAATAAAATAAAGCCAAGATAACAATCTTGGCTTTATTTTTTATTATTTGTTTTGTTGGAGTAGGCGATTTTCTAGGTAATGAATATTTTGGGCTTCATTCACAAAATCTTCATCTTGTAAAATCACATCACGATGTAGCGGAATATTGGTATTAATACCTTCAATAATCAGTTCATCTAGGGCGTGTAGTGTTTTTGCTACCGCCTGTCTGCGAGTCTGAGCATGACAAATAAGTTTACCAATCAGTGAATCATAGTAGCTTGGAATCGTGTAGCCTTGATATAAATGCGAATCAAAGCGTACGCCTGAACCACTGGGGGTGAACAGTGTTTCAATCGTACCAGGGCAAGGCATAAACGTCTTAGGATCTTCTGCATTTATACGACATTCAATGGCATGTCCACGAATGGTAATCTCATCTTGGTGATAAGACAAACCGTAGCCTGCGGCAATTTTCAGCTGTTCTACTACGACATCAATGCCAGTAATCATCTCGGTGACAGGGTGTTCGACCTGCACTCGAGTGTTCATTTCAATGAAGAAGAATTGACCATCTTCATATAAAAATTCAAACGTTCCTGCACCACGGTATTTAATCTGCTCGCACGCACGCACGCACGCTTGCAAAATTGGCTCCCGCACATCATCAGGAATGTCTGGTGCAGGTGCTTCTTCTAGCACTTTTTGATGGCGACGTTGGAGTGAGCAATCTCGGTCAAATAAGTGCAATGCATGTCCATTGCCATCACCAAGTACTTGCACTTCGACATGGCGTGGATTCTTTAAGAAGCGTTCCATATAAACTGTATCATCACCAAAGGCACTAGCAGCTTCGGTTTTAGCAGCTTGAACTTGACCAAGTAATTCTTCAAATCGTTCAACGACACGCATACCACGACCACCGCCACCTGCGGCTGCTTTCACGATTAGGGGAAAGCCAATCTGACGGGCTTGTTCTTCAGCATTATGTAAAGTAATCGCACCTACAGACCCCGGTACGGTTGGTACGCCCGCTTTTTTCATTGCATGAATAGCAGATACTTTATTACCCATTAGGCGGATGTGATCGGCATGTGGACCAACAAAGGTAAGCCCAAGCTCTTCTACTTTTTCGGCAAAATCTGCATTCTCGGATAAAAAACCATAACCTGGATGGATGGCATCAGCACCAGTTACCTCGGCTGCGGTTAAGATTTTATTAATATCAAGATAGCTTTGGTTAGATGGTGCATTACCAATGCACACCGCCTCATCCACAAAACGTAAATGCATGAGATCTTTATCAGCGGTGGAGTAGATGCCAACAGTTGAAATGCCAAGCTGCTTACACGCACGCACAATACGTAAGGCAATCTCGCCACGGTTGGCGATGAGCAGTTTTTTAATCATGGCAAATCCTAATTCTTATAACGAATAACAGGCTGACCAAACTGCACAACGTCAGCATTATTAACCAAAATCTCTTCGATAATGCCGCTTTGAGTGGCCTCTAATGGATTCATAATTTTCATGGCTTCGATAATGCCAAGCTGATCGCCTGCTTGTACTTTTTGACCAACTTTAACAAATGGCGGGTCATTTGGACTAGGTGCAGAATAAAATACCCCAACCATTGGTGATGTTTCTACTTTGCCTTGGGCGACATTAGCGGCAGGCGTAGCAGCAGCGACAGGTGCAGCGGGGACAACTTGCTGAGCAACGGTTTGTACAGCGACGTTACGAGTTAGACTGATGTAGTTTTCATCGTGTCCGTACTCAAGATTTGCTAAATCTTTTTCTTCCATTAAATCAATTAGTTCACGAATTTTTGTGATATCCATGCCATTACCTTATTCATTAAGAAAAAATTATTGTAACAAATTTTTGCAAAAACGACCAGTATTAAATCATTAATTAAGTAGAATTGGCAAATTTTTGATTGCCTATAGTGTACATTTGTTTTGTTTTATTGCAAGTATTTTATCAAAAATTTTACAATTTTCTTAAAAATCATCGCTCATTTCATCAAGCCACTTAGGGTTGGACCATTTTTTGTTATATGCGTATTGATAATTTGCCATCATGTCTATGAGTGTATCAGGGTCTTTTGCGACACAAAGCAGCTGCAGATTTTGTTCGGGCATAAAACCTTCTTTAGCAGCTTTTTGGAGTATCTCAATGATGGGATCAAAAAATCCGTTCGTATTAAGTACACCGATAGGCTTTTTGTGCAGTCTTAGCTGAGCGAGCGATAATACTTCAAACAGTTCTTCAAATGTGCCTAGACCGCCTGCTAGAGCAATAAAGCCATCGGCAAGCTCAATCATCTTATATTTGCGTGTCGCCATATCGGCGGTCTCAATAAGTGTAGTTAGATTGGTGTGTGCGACTTCTTGGGCTGCCAAAAATGTTGGTATGACGCCAACAGCTGTACCACCATGATGTAGCACGCTATCGGCAATCGTACCCATTAAGCCTACCTTGCCACCGCCGTACACAAGACCGATATTGCGTCTTGCCATAACGCCACCAAGTTCTTTGGCTGCCTTGTAATACACAGGTGTGTTGCCAAAATTTGAACCGCAATAGACAGCGATGTTGGTTAGTTTGGTGGGCGTGTCGTCGTCAATGGGGTGGCAAAGGTCTATTTTGAAGGTGGTCATATTCAATCCAAGATTTGTGCAACTATCTTATAGTAGCATATTCTTTATTAAAATATATGAAACAAATGTGAAAATTTATAGCCTTATAAGCTTGAGTTTTGCCATAGTAAAACAAGTTTGGGTGCGATAAAGTTTAATGTATAACTAATGTATAAAATGAACTACTATCTTATAAAACTAAACAAGCCCTTGATTATCAAGGGCTTGGCTTTAGGTTGTAAAGATTAGTCATTGGCGTTTTGAAGTTTAGGGTCTTCAAAAACCACAACTTCATCTTCAAACTCTGGTTTTAGTTTCACAACAAAATCTTCACGAGATAGCCCCATCCATAGTGGAATGACGCTGGCAATATAAATAGATGAATAAGTACCTGCAATCAGACCAATGAATAAGGCGACTGAGAACCAGTAAAGCCCATCACCACCTAAGAACATCATGGCAATAACCACAACAAATACTGTACCAACAGTCATAACAGTACGGCGTAAGGTTTCAGTTAGTGATAAGTCTATCACCTGCCTTGGCGATAAGCCACGCACACGACGGAAATTCTCACGAATACGGTCATAGACTACGATGGTGTCGTTAATTGAGTAGCCAATAAGTGCCAATACAGCAGCGAGTACAGTTAGGTCAAATGGCCAGCCGAACAGGGCGAATGCACCAACCACAATGAGAGTGTCATGAAATAGGGCGAAAATCCCCCCAAGGGCAAGCTTAAACTGAAAGCGTGTCGCCACATATAGTAACATCATGCCCAGTGCCACTGCTAATGCTAACAGCGAGTTAAGATAGATCTCATTACCCACCTGAGAGCCGATGATGTTAATATTATCTACAGTAGCGATGTTATTTGGCAAGTTTAGCGATTCGGTCAGCATTGTACTTAGCTGATCAGCGTTCTGAGACTGGGGTGGTAGCCGCACAAGCAATTCTTGGCGTGTACCAAGATACTGAACAACTGCATCATCAAAGCCATCTTCAGCCAGCGATGCGACCACTTCAGACTGAGTGACAGGCGTCTGGTAGGTCACATCTGCAGAAACACCGCCTGTAAAGTCAAGCCCTAAGTTTAACCCATTTATAATGATGGCGATGATTCCAACAAGCATCATGATAATGGATAAAGCCACCATAGGCTTAGCAAGCTTCATAAATGGCAAAATACGCTGATTGGCGATAAGCTTGACGCCACCTGCCTTATCAGTCGCTTCATCTGCTTGCTGAGCGACAATATCTTGATCTGATAGGGCGGCTTGGTTGGCTTTAGCATTACTGCTTTTGCCATCACGGCGTGGACCCTTACGGCGACGCATCTCTTTGGCTGTGAGTGGCGTGCCATCAGGATGGGTAGGGCGATTTGGATCAATTGGATTAGTATCGTTCATTTTCCACACTCCTATCCGATGCTAAGTTTGGTTAAGTTTTTGCGGTTGCCATACCACAGCTGAATCAAAGCACGCGTTACTGTGATTGCGGTAAATAGTGACGTCACAATACCGATGGCAAGTGTGATGGCAAAGCCTTTGATTGGACCTGTGCCGATGGCAAATAAAATAAATGCAACCAGTAGTGTTGTGATGTTAGCATCAAAGATTGAGCTAAAGGCACGATCAAATCCAGCTACGATGGCAGATTTGGCTCGCACACCATTGGCAAGCTCTTCACGAATACGCTCAAAAATCAGTACATTCGCATCTACTGCCATACCAATGGTAAGGACAATACCTGCAATACCTGGTAAGGTGAGAGATGACCCGATGATAGACATAATGGCTGTCATGATGATAACGTTTAAAGCCAATGCGATGTTTGCGATGACGCCAAAAACACGATAAAAGATGATCATCCATAAAAATACGAGTAGGTAGCCTACTTGCGTGGAGAACAGACCTTTGTCAATATTATCTTGACCAAGCGAAGGACCGATGGTACGTTCTTCAACAAAATACATCGGAGCTGCCAATGCACCAGAACGGAGTAATAACGCAAGCTCAGAAGCTTCAGCTTCGTTATCAAGCCCTGTAATTTGGAATCGAGACCCCAGCACAGCTTGGATGGTTGCACGGTTAATGACACGAGTTTCAGCATAAGGGGTGCGAACTTCTTTTAGTTCGCCCGTTACAGCATCTTCTTCGTAGGTGACCCGTTGCTTATTTTCAATAAACAGTACTGCCATTTGTTTACCAACGGATGTACGAGTGGCGTTTTGCATTAGGCGACCACCTGCCGTATCCAATGTGATAGACACCTGTGGACGACCATTCTCATCTAGGCCTGCTTGAGCACCTTGGACTTTATCACCTGTAACAATAGCTTGGCGATCAAGCAAGATGGGCGGGCCATCTAATGTGCCAAATGGGAAACTTTCTGTGCCAGCAGGTGCGATACCACCAGTTGGACTCATCGCTTCTTCACTCACCATGCGAAACTCTAGGTTGGCAGTTCTGCCAAGTACACGCTTAGCTTCAGCGGTATCTTGGACGCCTGGAAGTTCGACGACAATACGGTTTGAGCCTTGTGATTGCACGAG encodes:
- the accB gene encoding acetyl-CoA carboxylase biotin carboxyl carrier protein, which translates into the protein MDITKIRELIDLMEEKDLANLEYGHDENYISLTRNVAVQTVAQQVVPAAPVAAATPAANVAQGKVETSPMVGVFYSAPSPNDPPFVKVGQKVQAGDQLGIIEAMKIMNPLEATQSGIIEEILVNNADVVQFGQPVIRYKN
- a CDS encoding LOG family protein codes for the protein MTTFKIDLCHPIDDDTPTKLTNIAVYCGSNFGNTPVYYKAAKELGGVMARRNIGLVYGGGKVGLMGTIADSVLHHGGTAVGVIPTFLAAQEVAHTNLTTLIETADMATRKYKMIELADGFIALAGGLGTFEELFEVLSLAQLRLHKKPIGVLNTNGFFDPIIEILQKAAKEGFMPEQNLQLLCVAKDPDTLIDMMANYQYAYNKKWSNPKWLDEMSDDF
- the accC gene encoding acetyl-CoA carboxylase biotin carboxylase subunit; this translates as MIKKLLIANRGEIALRIVRACKQLGISTVGIYSTADKDLMHLRFVDEAVCIGNAPSNQSYLDINKILTAAEVTGADAIHPGYGFLSENADFAEKVEELGLTFVGPHADHIRLMGNKVSAIHAMKKAGVPTVPGSVGAITLHNAEEQARQIGFPLIVKAAAGGGGRGMRVVERFEELLGQVQAAKTEAASAFGDDTVYMERFLKNPRHVEVQVLGDGNGHALHLFDRDCSLQRRHQKVLEEAPAPDIPDDVREPILQACVRACEQIKYRGAGTFEFLYEDGQFFFIEMNTRVQVEHPVTEMITGIDVVVEQLKIAAGYGLSYHQDEITIRGHAIECRINAEDPKTFMPCPGTIETLFTPSGSGVRFDSHLYQGYTIPSYYDSLIGKLICHAQTRRQAVAKTLHALDELIIEGINTNIPLHRDVILQDEDFVNEAQNIHYLENRLLQQNK
- the secD gene encoding protein translocase subunit SecD; this encodes MHYPAWKYILIVVVLVITGLYALPNLYPDEPAVQITGASAGTELTSDVLTQTQDLLDKAGLEHHGGSFDKNSALIRLDNAENQLKAQEVLRRELGDNYVVALNLAQTTPQWLKDIGANPMKLGLDLRGGVRFVLEVDMAKALEQRLTTASQDARRALRAEKISVKSLKTTDKGMTFIFSTPETRNQAERILQNTLGMDFSFRPLAAADGAALELTYTEAKINEINEYAVSQNLTTLRNRINELGVAEALVQSQGSNRIVVELPGVQDTAEAKRVLGRTANLEFRMVSEEAMSPTGGIAPAGTESFPFGTLDGPPILLDRQAIVTGDKVQGAQAGLDENGRPQVSITLDTAGGRLMQNATRTSVGKQMAVLFIENKQRVTYEEDAVTGELKEVRTPYAETRVINRATIQAVLGSRFQITGLDNEAEASELALLLRSGALAAPMYFVEERTIGPSLGQDNIDKGLFSTQVGYLLVFLWMIIFYRVFGVIANIALALNVIIMTAIMSIIGSSLTLPGIAGIVLTIGMAVDANVLIFERIREELANGVRAKSAIVAGFDRAFSSIFDANITTLLVAFILFAIGTGPIKGFAITLAIGIVTSLFTAITVTRALIQLWYGNRKNLTKLSIG
- the secF gene encoding protein translocase subunit SecF, translated to MNDTNPIDPNRPTHPDGTPLTAKEMRRRKGPRRDGKSSNAKANQAALSDQDIVAQQADEATDKAGGVKLIANQRILPFMKLAKPMVALSIIMMLVGIIAIIINGLNLGLDFTGGVSADVTYQTPVTQSEVVASLAEDGFDDAVVQYLGTRQELLVRLPPQSQNADQLSTMLTESLNLPNNIATVDNINIIGSQVGNEIYLNSLLALAVALGMMLLYVATRFQFKLALGGIFALFHDTLIVVGAFALFGWPFDLTVLAAVLALIGYSINDTIVVYDRIRENFRRVRGLSPRQVIDLSLTETLRRTVMTVGTVFVVVIAMMFLGGDGLYWFSVALFIGLIAGTYSSIYIASVIPLWMGLSREDFVVKLKPEFEDEVVVFEDPKLQNAND